One Ricinus communis isolate WT05 ecotype wild-type chromosome 2, ASM1957865v1, whole genome shotgun sequence DNA segment encodes these proteins:
- the LOC8281671 gene encoding protein PHOSPHATE-INDUCED 1 yields MTSFVATRFALSLFLLVSLVHSSSAARILTEQEPLLFQYHNGPLLTGKISINLIWYGNFKPSQRAILSDFITSLSSTTQPIKAQPSVTTWWKATEKYYHLIKSKTSSDLELSLGTQIVDESYSVGKSLSSKQIVQLASKGGQKDAINVVLTSADVLVDGFCSSRCGTHGSSMGARKINGKSTKFAYIWVGNSETQCPGQCAWPFHQPIYGPQSPSLVAPNNDVGLDGMVINLASLLAGTATNPFGNGYFQGPKEAPLEAASACTGIYGKGAYPGYAGDLLVDATTGASYNAHGVNGRKYLVPALFDPSTSACSTLA; encoded by the coding sequence ATGACCTCTTTTGTTGCTACGCGTTTTGCTCTGAGCCTCTTTTTATTAGTCTCTCTTGTTCATTCAAGCTCTGCAGCAAGGATACTAACAGAGCAAGAACCTTTGTTGTTTCAGTACCACAATGGCCCTCTTCTTACCggaaaaatttctattaatttgatttggtatggaAACTTTAAACCTTCTCAACGTGCAATTCTGTCCGATTTCATTACTTCCCTATCTTCTACTACCCAACCTATTAAAGCTCAACCTTCTGTTACTACTTGGTGGAAAGCCACTGAGAAATACTACCATCTTATCAAATCTAAGACAAGTTCTGATCTTGAACTCTCCTTGGGTACTCAGATTGTAGATGAGAGCTATTCAGTAGGCAAATCGCTTTCCAGTAAGCAAATTGTTCAATTGGCATCAAAGGGTGGGCAAAAAGATGCTATCAATGTGGTTTTGACATCGGCTGATGTACTTGTTGATGGGTTTTGCTCTAGCCGATGTGGAACTCATGGTTCTTCTATGGGTGCTCGAAAAATCAATGGCAAGAGCACCAAATTTGCTTACATTTGGGTTGGCAATTCTGAGACTCAATGCCCAGGTCAATGTGCATGGCCATTCCACCAGCCGATTTATGGACCCCAAAGTCCATCTCTTGTCGCTCCTAACAATGATGTGGGTCTTGATGGTATGGTGATCAATTTGGCTAGTCTTTTGGCTGGGACTGCTACGAATCCCTTTGGAAATGGCTATTTCCAGGGTCCAAAGGAGGCTCCTTTGGAGGCTGCATCGGCTTGTACTGGGATATATGGCAAAGGAGCCTATCCTGGCTATGCTGGGGATTTGTTGGTGGATGCTACAACTGGTGCTAGCTACAATGCACATGGTGTTAATGGCAGGAAATACTTGGTTCCTGCTTTGTTTGACCCTTCGACTTCAGCTTGTTCGACTTTGGCTTGA
- the LOC8281670 gene encoding protein PHOSPHATE-INDUCED 1 has translation MASNFSAHFLLLLVGSLFHFNLAARLLTESAETKEALLFQYHNGPLLTGKISINLIWYGKFKPSQRAIVSDFITSLSSVKSTVAQPSVVTWWKATEKYYRHINSKKSYNLALSLGAQILDESYSLGKSLSNKQIVQLASKGGQKDAINVVLTSADVAVDGFCSSRCGTHGSSISAQKMINGKNSKFAYIWVGNSETQCPGQCAWPFHQPIYGPQSTPLIAPNNDAGLDGMVINLASLLAGTTTNPFGNGYFQGPKEAPLEAASACTGIYAKGAYPGYAGDLLLDSTTGASYNANGVNGRKYLLPALFDPSTSTCFTLI, from the coding sequence ATGGCCTCTAATTTTTCAGCTCATTTTTTACTCCTGCTTGTCGGCTCTCTGTTCCATTTCAATTTGGCAGCCAGGCTGCTAACTGAATCAGCTGAAACTAAAGAAGCCCTTTTGTTCCAATACCACAATGGCCCTCTCCTTACAGGAAAAATTtctatcaatttgatttggtatggaAAATTTAAACCTTCACAACGTGCAATCGTCTCTGATTTTATCACTTCCCTGTCTTCTGTTAAGTCCACAGTAGCCCAACCTTCTGTTGTTACATGGTGGAAGGCTACTGAAAAGTACTACCGTCACATCAACTCTAAGAAAAGTTATAACCTTGCGCTCTCTTTGGGTGCCCAGATTTTAGATGAGAGTTATTCATTAGGTAAATCGCTTTCTAATAAGCAAATTGTTCAATTAGCATCAAAGGGTGGACAAAAGGATGCCATCAATGTGGTTTTAACTTCAGCTGATGTAGCTGTTGATGGGTTTTGCTCTAGCCGATGTGGAACTCATGGGTCTTCGATTTCTGCTCAAAAGATGATCAATGGCAAGAACTCTAAATTTGCTTATATTTGGGTTGGTAACTCTGAGACACAGTGTCCAGGTCAATGTGCTTGGCCTTTCCACCAGCCTATCTATGGACCACAAAGCACACCCCTAATTGCACCCAACAATGATGCGGGTCTTGATGGCATGGTGATCAATTTGGCTAGCCTTTTGGCGGGGACAACGACCAACCCATTTGGAAATGGCTACTTTCAGGGTCCAAAGGAAGCTCCTTTAGAGGCTGCGTCAGCCTGTACTGGTATTTATGCCAAGGGCGCCTATCCCGGTTATGCAGGGGATTTGTTGTTGGACTCAACAACGGGCGCTAGCTACAATGCAAACGGTGTCAATGGCAGGAAATACCTGCTTCCCGCTTTGTTTGACCCATCAACTTCaacttgttttactttaatctaA
- the LOC8281669 gene encoding protein PHOSPHATE-INDUCED 1, whose product MPSSVPSKILSFLLVLVYLINISSAARKLSETEQPLLHYHNGPLLNGKVSINLIWYGKFKSSQRAIVTDFITSLSSSKSPPTQQQLSVAKWWKATEKYYHLIKSKKTPSLELLLGTQILDVNYSLGKSLSNKQIIQLASKGGQKDAINVVLTAADVLVDAFCSSRCGTHGSSMSAQKTNGKTSKFAYIWVGNSETQCPGQCAWPFHQPIYGPQGPPLVAPNNDVGLDGMVINLASLLAGTATNPFGNGYFQGPKEAPLEAASACPGVYGKGAYPGYAGNLLVDTTTGASYNAHGVNGRKYLLPALFDPSTSTCSTLV is encoded by the coding sequence ATGCCCTCTTCTGTTCCCTCCAAGATTCTTAGCTTTCTTCTAGTACTGGTCTATTTGATTAATATCAGCTCAGCAGCAAGAAAATTAAGCGAGACAGAGCAACCTCTGCTACATTATCACAATGGTCCTCTTCTTAATGGCAAAGTTTCCATCAACTTAATTTGGTATGGTAAATTCAAGTCTTCTCAACGTGCAATTGTAACAGATTTCATTACCTCTCTCTCATCTTCTAAATCTCCACCAACCCAACAACAACTCTCTGTTGCTAAATGGTGGAAAGCTACTGAGAAATACTACCATCTCATCAAATCCAAGAAAACACCTTCTCTTGAGCTTCTTCTAGGGACCCAAATTCTTGATGTGAACTATTCTTTAGGCAAATCGCTTTCCAATAAGcaaattattcaattagcaTCGAAGGGTGGACAGAAAGATGCTATCAATGTGGTTCTGACAGCGGCTGATGTACTAGTTGATGCGTTTTGCTCTAGCCGATGTGGCACCCATGGTTCTTCCATGAGTGCTCAGAAAACCAATGGCAAGACTTCCAAATTTGCTTACATCTGGGTTGGGAATTCAGAGACCCAATGCCCAGGTCAATGTGCCTGGCCATTCCACCAGCCAATCTACGGACCACAGGGGCCACCTCTGGTTGCACCCAACAATGATGTGGGTCTTGATGGCATGGTGATCAATTTGGCTAGCCTTTTGGCTGGAACTGCTACAAATCCATTCGGAAATGGCTACTTCCAAGGTCCAAAGGAGGCTCCTCTGGAGGCTGCATCTGCTTGTCCTGGGGTATATGGCAAGGGAGCCTATCCTGGCTATGCTGGGAATCTGCTGGTGGACACTACAACTGGTGCTAGCTACAATGCTCACGGCGTCAACGGCAGGAAATACTTGCTTCCTGCTTTATTTGACCCCTCAACCTCAACTTGTTCGACTTTAGTCTAA
- the LOC8281668 gene encoding protein PHOSPHATE-INDUCED 1 — protein MASFASHCVLKLFILISIFQISLAARKLNELVQDQPQLLRYHNGPLLSGKISINLIWYGKFQPSQKAIISDFISSLSEHQSQNSQPSVASWWKTTEKYYHLNSKKATLSLTLGKQIVDEAYSLGKSLTNEHIVELASKGDKMNAINVVLTSADVAVDGFCLNRCGTHGSASGSKTGHIKGKNYKFAYIWVGNSEIQCPGYCAWPFHQPIYGPQNQPLVAPNNDVGLDGMVINLAGLLAGTATNPFGNGYFQGPKEAPLEAASACPGVYGKGAYPGYAGNLLVDSTTGASYNAYGDNGRKYLLPALYDPSTSSCSTLV, from the coding sequence ATGGCATCCTTTGCTTCTCACTGTGTTTTGAAACTATTCATTCTAATCTCAATCTTTCAAATCTCATTAGCTGCTAGGAAGCTCAATGAGCTAGTTCAAGATCAGCCTCAACTCTTAAGGTACCACAATGGTCCTCTTCTTTCCGGTAAAATTTCTATCAATCTCATTTGGTATGGCAAATTCCAGCCATCCCAGAAAGCCATCATCTCAGATTTCATCTCTTCGTTATCAGAACATCAATCTCAAAATAGCCAACCCTCTGTAGCTTCCTGGTGGAAAACAACAGAGAAATACTATCACCTCAACTCCAAAAAAGCCACACTTTCGCTCACTTTAGGCAAACAAATAGTAGATGAAGCCTATTCACTAGGAAAATCACTCACAAACGAACATATTGTAGAGTTGGCCTCAAAGGGTGATAAAATGAATGCTATTAATGTTGTACTCACATCTGCTGATGTAGCTGTCGATGGGTTTTGCTTAAACCGATGTGGGACACATGGGTCTGCTTCAGGATCCAAAACCGGTCACATTAAGGgtaaaaactataaatttgCTTACATTTGGGTTGGTAACTCTGAAATTCAGTGTCCTGGTTATTGTGCGTGGCCATTCCACCAGCCAATCTACGGACCGCAGAACCAGCCATTGGTTGCACCCAACAATGATGTGGGTCTTGATGGTATGGTAATCAATTTGGCTGGTCTTTTGGCTGGAACGGCCACCAACCCATTTGGAAATGGCTACTTTCAGGGTCCAAAAGAGGCACCTTTGGAGGCTGCATCAGCTTGCCCTGGGGTTTACGGTAAAGGGGCTTATCCTGGTTATGCTGGTAATTTACTGGTGGATTCAACAACTGGTGCTAGCTACAATGCATATGGAGATAATGGCAGGAAATACTTGCTTCCTGCTTTATATGATCCGTCTACATCTTCTTGTTCAACTTTGGTCTAA